The following are from one region of the Mangifera indica cultivar Alphonso chromosome 14, CATAS_Mindica_2.1, whole genome shotgun sequence genome:
- the LOC123195779 gene encoding chalcone synthase-like: MASVENMRRRAQGLASILAIATANPPNIFYQTDYPDFYFRITRSDHMTQLKDKFKRICEKSMIRKRHMYLSEEIINQIPNITCFNSPSLDARQEILKIEIPKLGKEAALKAIKEWNQPLSSITHLIFCTSSSAGEMPGADHQLTKLLGLPPSVQRLMIYQGGCFAAGTALRLAKDIAENNAGARVLIVSSEIMLGCFHAPSDTYLDVFVGSAIFGDGAAAVIVGADPNTTTERPLFQLLSASQNLIPDSEDGVVGHIRERGLQYFLSKTVTEKIANNILQCCEETFCKLSVNDRNSLFYVVHPGGPSILQAVQQKLGLKEDKLGASWGVLREYGNMWSGSPLFILDEMRKRSVEEGKSTTGEGLDCGVLLAFGPGLTVETIVLKSFDLE; this comes from the exons ATGGCTTCAGTAGAAAATATGAGAAGAAGAGCTCAGGGCCTAGCTTCAATTCTGGCAATCGCCACTGCGAATCCGCCCAATATTTTCTATCAAACTGATTATCCTGATTTCTACTTTCGAATCACTCGAAGCGATCATATGACTCAACTCAAAGATAAGTTCAAACGAATTT GTGAGAAATCAATGATTAGGAAACGACACATGTATTTGAGTGAAGAAATCATCAACCAAATCCCAAACATAACTTGTTTCAACTCTCCTTCTCTTGATGCTCGTCAAGAAATTCTGAAGATTGAAATTCCAAAGCTTGGCAAAGAAGCTGCATTGAAAGCCATCAAAGAATGGAACCAACCTTTGTCAAGTATCACCCACCTTATCTTCTGTACATCTTCTTCTGCTGGAGAGATGCCTGGTGCCGACCACCAGCTAACCAAGCTCCTCGGCCTCCCACCCTCCGTTCAAAGACTCATGATCTATCAAGGCGGTTGCTTTGCTGCAG GCACCGCTCTCCGCCTCGCCAAGGACATCGCAGAGAACAATGCAGGCGCTCGTGTTCTTATTGTAAGCTCCGAAATAATGCTCGGCTGCTTTCACGCACCTTCAGACACCTACTTGGACGTTTTTGTCGGCTCCGCAATCTTCGGAGATGGCGCAGCCGCCGTGATCGTCGGCGCTGACCCTAACACAACCACCGAGCGCCCACTCTTCCAACTACTCTCAGCCTCTCAAAACCTCATCCCGGACTCAGAAGACGGCGTCGTAGGACACATTCGTGAGAGGGGTTTGCAATACTTCTTATCCAAAACGGTTACTGAAAAAATCGCCAACAACATTCTTCAATGTTGCGAAGAAACATTTTGTAAACTCAGCGTCAATGACAGGAACTCGCTGTTCTATGTGGTTCATCCTGGCGGCCCATCGATTCTGCAGGCGGTGCAGCAGAAACTGGGGCTGAAGGAAGATAAATTGGGAGCGAGTTGGGGTGTGCTGAGGGAATATGGTAATATGTGGAGCGGTAGCCCGTTGTTTATACTTGATGAGATGAGGAAGCGGTCTGTGGAAGAAGGCAAAAGCACCACCGGCGAAGGGCTTGATTGCGGCGTCTTGTTGGCGTTCGGGCCGGGGCTGACGGTGGAGACGATTGTGCTGAAAAGCTTTGACCTAGAATGA